One Staphylococcus simiae genomic region harbors:
- a CDS encoding helix-turn-helix domain-containing protein, whose amino-acid sequence MKIGNKIKNLRRIKNLTQEELAERTDLSKGYISQIESEHASPSMESFLNIIEVLGTTPSEFFKEEERQKILYKKCDQVTYDEYDEGYILKWLVSKSNEYDMEPLILTIRPGCSYKSFNPSNSDTFIYCLQGEITLNIGDQVYKAYEEDVLYFKALDKHRLSNESTEETQILIVATASYL is encoded by the coding sequence ATGAAGATTGGTAATAAAATTAAAAATTTAAGACGCATAAAGAATTTAACTCAAGAAGAGTTAGCCGAAAGAACAGATTTATCAAAAGGCTATATTTCACAAATAGAAAGCGAACACGCTTCTCCTAGTATGGAGAGTTTTTTAAATATAATTGAAGTACTTGGTACCACACCAAGTGAATTCTTTAAAGAAGAAGAAAGACAAAAAATTCTTTATAAAAAATGTGATCAAGTAACGTATGATGAATATGATGAAGGTTATATTTTAAAATGGTTAGTATCAAAATCGAATGAATATGACATGGAACCACTTATATTAACCATACGACCTGGTTGTTCATATAAAAGCTTTAATCCTTCTAACTCAGATACATTTATATATTGTTTACAAGGAGAGATTACTTTAAACATTGGGGATCAAGTATACAAAGCATATGAAGAAGATGTATTATATTTTAAAGCATTGGATAAACATCGCTTATCTAATGAATCAACTGAGGAAACTCAAATATTAATTGTAGCGACAGCTTCATATTTGTAG